In Candidatus Cloacimonadota bacterium, the following are encoded in one genomic region:
- a CDS encoding NusG domain II-containing protein, whose amino-acid sequence MIRSIFQIITIPDKILIALLLILSISSVFYLRGSINNAQLEIYVDNELIGSYNLQQDQIIPIKDGITAEISDGRVRMLESVCKNQICVKQGHSKTIPVICAPERIALIIKHKKKPDIMITR is encoded by the coding sequence ATGATCCGTTCGATTTTCCAGATAATCACCATCCCCGACAAGATCCTCATTGCCTTATTACTCATTCTCTCCATTTCTTCTGTCTTTTATCTAAGAGGATCAATTAATAATGCCCAGCTTGAGATCTATGTCGATAACGAACTAATAGGTTCTTACAACTTGCAACAGGATCAGATCATACCAATCAAAGATGGTATCACGGCAGAGATCTCAGATGGACGGGTTCGTATGTTAGAATCTGTCTGTAAAAACCAGATCTGTGTTAAACAGGGTCATAGTAAAACTATCCCTGTCATCTGTGCACCGGAAAGGATAGCCCTGATCATCAAACACAAGAAAAAACCGGATATAATGATAACAAGATAA
- a CDS encoding T9SS type A sorting domain-containing protein, with product MYRYYIVTILLFLITNVFSQTAVPPIGDGTETDPYQIASLENLYWLALFQDENYTDNLYFIQTADIDASETVNWFDGQGWDPIGENYDFPMPLNNKGIIPRNERDAPYSFKGHYDGQGHKIDGLYINRPDGWGVGLFASVSIGYTYSSTIRNLGLTNITVFGDEHVGGIAGQAHDMDIIDCYVEGYIEGNISVGGLVGYSLGLFSGSYTKGIVTGDLDVGGLFGTSRHSYVSNCYTKAEVTGTNYVGGLSGYLAFVSFSRCYSTGLIQGTGDYVHAFYGVSYYSSFLLCYYDSETSGFPTGSWGRTTEEMTYPYAENTYINWDFENTWVEDIYMFHNNGYPYLSWQTFHFEFIPPASLSAIAGDEIVSLFWNEPPDSLRTVLGYNVYRDELQINPELLDITEYIDTDVVNDVTYSYYVTAVYDDGESGPSNVVRATPSVSSCEQEIVSSATVLKENYPNPFNPETNIEFFLVKPAQVRITVYNVRGQMVRVLTEGYYEQGVHNVLWDGKTESGSRAGSGMYFYSMKSGDYTSTKKMILLK from the coding sequence ATGTATAGATATTATATTGTAACTATCCTGCTGTTTTTAATCACCAATGTTTTTTCCCAGACCGCTGTTCCACCAATTGGAGACGGAACAGAGACCGACCCATATCAGATTGCCTCTTTGGAAAACCTTTATTGGTTAGCTCTGTTCCAAGATGAAAACTATACAGATAATCTATATTTTATCCAAACAGCGGATATTGATGCCTCGGAAACAGTGAACTGGTTTGACGGTCAGGGATGGGATCCTATCGGTGAGAACTATGACTTTCCAATGCCGTTAAATAATAAGGGAATCATACCAAGAAATGAACGCGATGCACCTTATAGTTTTAAAGGACATTATGACGGACAGGGGCATAAGATTGACGGTCTCTATATCAACCGACCCGACGGATGGGGGGTTGGTCTTTTTGCCAGTGTTAGTATTGGTTACACATATAGCTCCACAATAAGAAACTTAGGTCTAACCAATATTACGGTTTTTGGTGATGAACATGTTGGCGGTATTGCCGGTCAAGCTCATGATATGGATATTATAGATTGTTATGTGGAAGGTTATATAGAAGGTAACATCAGCGTTGGTGGTCTTGTGGGCTACAGTCTTGGATTGTTTTCGGGTTCATATACTAAAGGAATAGTTACAGGAGATTTGGATGTTGGTGGACTGTTTGGCACAAGTCGTCATTCTTATGTATCCAATTGTTACACTAAAGCTGAAGTAACAGGAACTAATTATGTCGGTGGATTATCCGGGTACTTAGCCTTTGTCAGTTTTAGCAGATGTTACAGTACAGGTCTAATCCAAGGTACAGGTGATTATGTTCACGCCTTCTACGGAGTTAGTTATTATAGTTCTTTTTTATTATGTTACTATGATTCTGAAACTAGTGGTTTCCCCACTGGATCTTGGGGCAGAACAACAGAAGAGATGACCTATCCTTATGCGGAGAATACATATATTAACTGGGATTTCGAGAACACCTGGGTGGAAGACATCTATATGTTCCATAACAATGGCTACCCTTATCTGAGCTGGCAGACTTTTCATTTCGAGTTCATTCCCCCTGCCTCTCTCTCTGCAATTGCCGGGGATGAGATAGTGAGTCTTTTCTGGAATGAACCTCCCGACAGTCTGCGAACTGTTTTGGGGTACAATGTCTATCGTGACGAACTACAGATCAACCCGGAATTGTTAGATATAACGGAATACATTGATACGGATGTTGTTAACGATGTAACCTACAGCTACTATGTAACAGCAGTATATGATGACGGAGAGTCCGGACCGTCCAATGTAGTACGGGCTACACCTTCCGTAAGTTCTTGTGAGCAAGAAATTGTTTCTTCTGCGACGGTTCTTAAAGAGAATTATCCGAACCCTTTCAATCCGGAGACTAATATTGAATTCTTTCTGGTAAAACCGGCTCAGGTCAGGATAACGGTTTATAATGTCAGAGGTCAGATGGTACGAGTTCTGACAGAGGGTTATTATGAACAGGGTGTTCATAATGTGCTCTGGGACGGAAAGACAGAGAGCGGCTCGAGAGCAGGAAGCGGAATGTACTTTTATAGTATGAAGAGCGGAGATTATACTTCTACAAAGAAGATGATTCTGTTGAAATAA
- a CDS encoding DUF192 domain-containing protein, with amino-acid sequence MKQKKQSRKKVVTKRGSASLDFKKIIIYIFALAVIIAIYLYLANVGRMQDTSTDRTRLDSFIERPDREPVFRKDSELSFLKLDGTLITTIEIEIANTTASRMQGLMFRQSMAMNRGMLFIFEFSHNIEMWMRNTYIPLDMIFVREDKTIAHIETNTVPFLEETIYCPVPVKYVIEVNAGFTERYGIEPGQMIDWY; translated from the coding sequence ATGAAACAGAAAAAACAAAGCAGAAAAAAAGTAGTAACTAAAAGAGGTTCCGCTTCTTTAGATTTTAAAAAGATCATTATCTATATCTTTGCACTCGCTGTGATCATTGCCATCTATCTCTATCTGGCGAATGTCGGCAGAATGCAGGACACAAGCACTGACAGAACGAGATTGGATTCTTTTATCGAACGACCTGACCGAGAACCGGTATTTCGCAAAGATAGTGAACTGAGTTTTCTTAAACTTGACGGCACTCTCATTACTACTATCGAAATTGAGATCGCTAATACTACTGCTTCTCGAATGCAAGGGTTAATGTTTCGCCAATCAATGGCGATGAATAGAGGGATGCTCTTTATCTTTGAATTTTCACACAATATCGAAATGTGGATGAGAAATACCTATATCCCACTCGACATGATCTTTGTCAGAGAAGATAAGACCATCGCTCACATCGAAACTAATACAGTCCCCTTTCTTGAAGAAACTATCTACTGTCCGGTACCGGTCAAATATGTTATCGAGGTCAATGCCGGTTTCACTGAAAGATATGGTATTGAACCTGGTCAAATGATCGATTGGTATTAG
- a CDS encoding antibiotic biosynthesis monooxygenase — translation MIVNVVTIYVLSEYLEDFIRATAKNHYNSVEEPGNVRFDVLQGEDDPTRFLLIEVFKSEEAVIAHKKTEHYLEWRETVKDWMAKPRMGLTYKMLYPESSE, via the coding sequence ATGATAGTTAATGTTGTCACAATTTATGTGCTGAGCGAGTATTTGGAAGATTTTATCAGAGCAACGGCAAAGAATCATTACAATTCGGTGGAAGAGCCGGGCAATGTCAGATTCGATGTTTTACAGGGTGAAGATGATCCGACCAGATTTCTCTTAATTGAAGTTTTTAAAAGCGAAGAGGCGGTCATTGCTCATAAAAAGACAGAGCATTATCTGGAATGGCGTGAGACGGTAAAGGACTGGATGGCTAAGCCGAGAATGGGCTTAACCTACAAGATGCTCTATCCCGAGAGCAGTGAATAG
- a CDS encoding PorT family protein, whose protein sequence is MIIRLILIISLLLAFFMPISALTLNPRVKTVLNISQHYGIDYGYEEYEVETGFRIGLTGGVAFDFPVTDVFSISQEFIYVTKGSKQKIKIADDQIKLDVSYQTDYLEFPTIFLLHYYRRNSFALFYQSGFSMSYLIYGRYKLEGNIMAGDDPYELNIDKRMTNIDQFDFGIITGGGVEFSLINKHFSLDYRINFGIPFIELPTTEDIFEEDPEGSRVKLRNQSYSISLGLFF, encoded by the coding sequence ATGATCATACGTCTGATTCTTATCATATCGCTGTTACTGGCTTTCTTCATGCCTATTTCAGCTTTAACACTCAATCCGAGAGTTAAAACCGTCTTGAATATTTCACAACACTACGGCATTGATTATGGTTATGAAGAGTATGAAGTAGAAACAGGGTTCCGAATCGGCTTAACTGGTGGTGTAGCTTTTGATTTTCCCGTGACAGATGTTTTCTCTATCAGTCAGGAATTTATCTATGTAACCAAAGGATCTAAACAGAAGATCAAGATCGCTGATGATCAGATCAAATTAGATGTTTCTTATCAAACTGATTATTTAGAATTCCCGACCATTTTTCTTCTCCACTATTACCGCAGAAATAGTTTTGCTCTCTTTTATCAATCCGGCTTCAGTATGTCCTATCTTATCTATGGCAGGTATAAACTGGAAGGCAACATAATGGCTGGTGATGATCCTTATGAACTAAATATTGATAAAAGAATGACCAATATCGATCAATTCGATTTTGGCATCATAACGGGCGGTGGTGTTGAATTTTCACTTATCAATAAGCATTTCTCTCTCGACTATCGCATCAACTTTGGTATTCCCTTCATTGAATTGCCCACTACTGAAGATATATTCGAAGAGGATCCGGAAGGGAGCAGAGTAAAACTGAGAAACCAATCCTATTCTATCTCCTTAGGACTCTTTTTCTAA
- the amrS gene encoding AmmeMemoRadiSam system radical SAM enzyme: MTEAKYYSKLQNKKVKCLLCPHHCLISPEGTGICRVRKNVDGILYTLNYGETVTISLDPMEKKPLYHYYPGKDILSIGSNSCNLRCDFCQNYAISQMNSSTVHLSPQDLHKLCIKHNVPFVAFTYTEPMTWFEYVLDASRLLQQNNIKSVLVTNGYINPEPLTELLPFIDAMNIDLKGMSDDFYRSLCAGTLQPVLDTIKTSFKSCHIEITNLLIPGENDSKEMIQDLINFVSDISPEIPLHFSRYFPHFKRHTQPTPGKSLETAYQLAKEKLHHVYLGNVYTDKEGNTYCANCQALLIERRNYNIVIHNLQGDSCKICSTPLYGKFS, translated from the coding sequence ATGACTGAAGCCAAATATTATTCGAAGTTACAGAACAAGAAGGTCAAATGCCTTCTCTGCCCTCATCATTGCCTGATTTCTCCGGAAGGAACAGGTATCTGCCGTGTCCGTAAAAATGTTGATGGTATCCTTTATACCCTTAACTATGGTGAAACCGTTACTATTAGTCTTGACCCTATGGAGAAGAAACCACTTTATCATTATTATCCCGGCAAAGATATTCTCTCTATTGGCAGCAACTCCTGTAACTTACGATGTGATTTCTGTCAGAATTACGCCATAAGCCAGATGAACAGCAGCACTGTCCATTTGAGCCCGCAAGACCTTCACAAATTATGTATCAAGCATAATGTTCCATTCGTCGCCTTTACCTACACCGAACCGATGACTTGGTTCGAATATGTTCTCGATGCTTCCCGGCTCCTGCAGCAGAATAACATTAAATCCGTACTGGTAACTAACGGTTATATCAATCCGGAACCCTTGACTGAATTGCTCCCTTTCATTGATGCCATGAATATTGATCTGAAAGGGATGTCGGACGATTTCTACCGCTCTCTCTGTGCCGGTACCTTACAACCCGTTTTGGATACGATCAAGACATCCTTTAAAAGTTGTCATATCGAGATCACTAACTTGCTTATCCCCGGTGAGAATGATAGCAAAGAGATGATTCAGGATCTGATAAATTTTGTTTCAGATATAAGTCCCGAAATTCCGCTCCATTTCTCAAGATATTTCCCTCATTTTAAGCGACATACGCAACCAACACCGGGTAAATCTTTGGAAACTGCTTATCAATTAGCAAAAGAGAAATTGCATCATGTTTATCTGGGGAATGTTTATACAGACAAGGAAGGAAACACCTATTGTGCGAATTGTCAAGCTCTCCTGATCGAGAGAAGGAATTATAATATTGTCATCCATAACCTGCAGGGCGATAGCTGCAAAATTTGCTCCACCCCACTCTATGGGAAATTCTCCTAA
- a CDS encoding T9SS type A sorting domain-containing protein — translation MKKVTWLLVAILFSSLSLHSVWTDIRNSSFTAEEEIFIQYESSLTGNSEHRIFYYLDDEWHFNSANNLNNNTYQGTIPFNNNASLPLSFRIDIEEETYLIPGFSSQQPLTLQEMTTLSEYPRNNDIPDHLNIAGEKMLFSDDQLFFAFTNFGGGFPVSGGTYGPFYTYAITIWPQVTGAPDYVYILLYTINLAPYINSGLYKIDVATEDMTQIGSVSTQTVPDINTLFISCLIDDLINDPDFAAAFAINEVLIIGSLTQQIEDFGATITIMDEGKDHHVYLQKLVLEPFVNNLPQINNVLIEEDQGSFLITLDYYDPDRHFPLISEVQLDSGNTFYFIPHSFDYTDTVIFSSLFTDFWSTGTIIFSDNGFDLVEVPISNVSSVDAELPLPHAMKIYPNPFAPSVHQEKNLFLQVGDSKSADIKIYNLKGQQLFSQRDCPVIDGSIILPYHVFENSLTSSGIYFIKLDVKNEQLESKEIIIDKFLYLR, via the coding sequence ATGAAAAAAGTAACATGGTTATTAGTCGCTATTCTCTTCTCATCATTGAGTCTGCACTCTGTATGGACAGATATCAGAAACAGTTCTTTTACTGCCGAAGAAGAGATCTTTATCCAATATGAGAGTTCTTTAACCGGAAACTCAGAGCACCGGATTTTCTATTATCTTGACGATGAATGGCATTTCAACAGCGCCAATAATCTCAACAATAACACTTATCAAGGCACTATACCTTTCAATAATAATGCCTCCCTTCCCTTAAGTTTCCGCATAGATATTGAAGAAGAAACTTATCTCATTCCCGGTTTCAGTTCTCAACAACCGCTTACTTTACAGGAAATGACTACACTCTCCGAATATCCCAGGAACAATGATATTCCTGATCATCTCAATATAGCCGGTGAAAAGATGCTCTTCTCGGATGACCAGCTCTTTTTCGCTTTTACTAATTTCGGTGGTGGTTTTCCGGTCAGTGGTGGTACATATGGACCATTTTACACTTATGCCATTACAATTTGGCCACAAGTTACAGGAGCACCAGACTATGTATATATTCTTCTTTATACGATCAATTTAGCACCATACATAAACTCCGGGCTATATAAAATCGATGTTGCTACGGAAGATATGACTCAGATCGGCTCTGTTTCCACTCAAACAGTTCCTGATATCAATACACTCTTTATCTCCTGTCTGATTGACGATCTGATCAATGATCCCGATTTTGCCGCTGCCTTTGCCATCAATGAAGTTCTGATCATTGGTTCTTTGACTCAGCAGATTGAGGATTTTGGTGCAACCATAACCATTATGGATGAGGGAAAAGACCACCATGTGTATCTCCAGAAGCTAGTGCTGGAACCGTTTGTCAATAATCTACCTCAAATAAATAATGTATTGATAGAGGAAGACCAAGGTAGTTTTCTGATCACTTTAGACTATTATGACCCGGACCGTCACTTTCCCTTGATCAGTGAAGTGCAGTTAGACTCAGGTAATACCTTTTATTTTATACCTCATTCCTTTGATTATACCGACACAGTCATCTTTAGTTCACTTTTCACCGACTTCTGGAGTACAGGTACTATCATCTTTAGTGACAATGGGTTTGATCTTGTTGAAGTGCCTATTTCCAATGTCAGTAGTGTTGATGCTGAATTACCACTTCCCCACGCCATGAAGATCTATCCCAATCCCTTTGCCCCTTCGGTTCATCAAGAAAAGAACCTGTTTCTGCAAGTAGGTGATAGTAAATCCGCCGATATCAAGATCTACAACCTCAAAGGACAGCAACTCTTTTCCCAGAGAGATTGTCCGGTGATTGACGGTAGTATCATCCTGCCTTATCATGTGTTCGAAAACTCCCTGACATCGAGTGGCATCTATTTCATCAAACTCGATGTTAAGAATGAGCAGTTAGAATCTAAAGAGATCATCATAGATAAATTTTTATACCTCCGTTAA
- a CDS encoding 3-deoxy-D-manno-octulosonic acid transferase: protein MIHFIIYLYTLLTGIGLLLALPFLLIFLPFRELKQRLGFVKSEHSGFIWFHCASVGEVNALKPLLIEFKKSHPTEKILLTTMTTNGLNTAKIISEIDIVNLIPLDFLPLINNFLRKLQPKMIILIETELWPSLLYLAKLRSIPVSIVNGRISDYSYKKYRLLSFLFRGINKSIAFVGTQSDLDRQRFTALGFRNVINTHNLKFCLQLPEYNPQEIRDQWHLKEEDFVLVWGSSRPGEEELLLSILPELKKNIPSLKIIIAPRHLKRLQQVTSILNKTSYALLSQITSDYDILLIDEMNILTKAYAIADLAIVGGSFCDFGGHNPLEPAYYSKPTIIGNFHSSCKHIVKTLMENSAILISSRDKLLNDILQLYDQKELRITLGKNARKTIDENADSVQENLHHLNSILNKP, encoded by the coding sequence ATGATCCACTTCATTATTTATCTCTACACTCTGCTAACCGGAATCGGACTCCTATTAGCATTACCCTTTCTCTTGATCTTTCTGCCATTTAGAGAACTAAAACAGCGGTTAGGTTTCGTTAAATCCGAACATAGTGGGTTCATCTGGTTTCATTGTGCCTCGGTTGGTGAGGTCAATGCTCTTAAACCTTTATTGATCGAATTCAAAAAGAGTCATCCAACTGAGAAGATCCTCTTAACAACAATGACTACAAATGGGTTGAATACTGCTAAAATTATCTCTGAGATTGATATAGTTAACCTGATCCCTCTCGATTTTCTGCCTCTGATCAATAACTTTTTACGTAAACTTCAACCAAAGATGATAATCCTTATCGAGACAGAATTATGGCCTTCTCTCCTCTATCTGGCAAAATTAAGATCCATTCCGGTTTCTATCGTTAACGGCAGAATTTCCGACTATTCCTATAAAAAGTATCGCTTATTATCTTTCTTGTTCCGTGGTATTAACAAGAGCATTGCTTTTGTCGGTACTCAATCAGATCTGGATAGACAGAGATTTACCGCTCTCGGCTTCCGCAATGTCATCAACACCCACAATCTCAAGTTTTGCCTGCAACTCCCTGAATACAACCCTCAAGAGATAAGAGATCAATGGCATCTTAAGGAAGAAGACTTTGTGCTTGTCTGGGGTAGTTCCAGACCGGGAGAAGAGGAACTATTGCTCTCTATCTTACCGGAATTAAAAAAAAATATCCCCTCTCTGAAAATAATCATTGCTCCCCGCCATCTTAAAAGGTTACAGCAGGTTACCTCCATCCTCAATAAAACATCCTATGCCCTGCTATCCCAGATAACCTCCGACTATGATATCCTGCTCATAGATGAGATGAACATTCTCACCAAAGCTTATGCTATAGCTGATCTCGCTATCGTAGGTGGTAGTTTCTGTGACTTCGGCGGGCATAATCCCTTGGAACCGGCTTATTATTCCAAACCAACCATTATCGGCAATTTCCACAGCTCATGTAAACATATTGTTAAAACACTAATGGAAAACAGTGCTATTCTTATCTCTTCAAGGGATAAGCTACTAAATGATATCCTGCAACTCTATGATCAGAAAGAGTTACGTATAACTCTCGGGAAAAATGCCCGTAAAACAATTGATGAAAACGCTGATAGTGTCCAAGAGAACTTACACCACCTCAATTCGATCTTAAACAAACCTTAA
- a CDS encoding Zn-dependent exopeptidase M28, whose product MKIEPYLIIKELAFERLAGSKNEKKAAAIISNYIESLGLKVQPDEFEIKTFDTGTGAIKAGKKSFEVIPYGLNTDCNVKAELLFLENPEILKYNKGKYKGKIVLTYGYSRNIQEYIQEQKLAAFIAIGPPFRLAPSRSHRQKTYTDGIIHSATISHEDGIKLSKFSGQEVLLEIKQKVTTRKARNLIVDIKGSEPDDNLTYLVAHYDSVARSPGASDNAGGTVSLIKIAEYFVKKQPKRNLRLIFFSGEELGLLGSQHYVAKNEEEVMKKGSLVINVDVSGDPMGSNRVVVTGSKELLGYSEGILKEVNHCIGHSLDIYSSDQMPFTRFELPGLSIARFAGKGSFNIHTPEDNHKNISAAGLKTPIDAAILLLSRILNAYIYPVNREIDSSLREKIEKYFWNLTYEEPTLKWTPKYKQ is encoded by the coding sequence ATGAAAATTGAACCTTACCTTATCATAAAAGAACTGGCATTTGAACGTCTTGCCGGTAGTAAAAATGAGAAGAAAGCTGCTGCTATTATCAGCAATTATATCGAGTCTTTAGGATTAAAAGTCCAACCTGATGAGTTCGAGATTAAGACCTTCGACACAGGAACAGGAGCAATCAAAGCAGGAAAGAAGAGTTTTGAGGTTATCCCTTATGGATTGAATACCGATTGCAATGTTAAAGCAGAACTATTATTTCTGGAAAATCCTGAGATATTGAAATATAACAAAGGTAAGTACAAAGGCAAAATTGTTCTGACCTACGGGTACAGCAGAAATATTCAGGAATATATACAGGAGCAGAAATTAGCCGCCTTTATAGCTATTGGTCCACCATTTCGTTTAGCTCCAAGCAGATCACATCGTCAAAAGACTTATACTGATGGTATCATTCATTCAGCAACCATCTCTCACGAAGATGGAATTAAATTGTCAAAATTTTCCGGACAAGAGGTTCTGTTGGAGATCAAGCAGAAAGTGACCACCAGAAAAGCCAGAAATCTAATCGTTGACATTAAAGGTTCTGAACCTGATGATAATCTCACTTATCTGGTAGCTCATTACGATAGTGTAGCACGCTCTCCCGGTGCCTCTGATAATGCCGGCGGCACAGTTTCATTGATCAAGATCGCTGAATATTTCGTTAAAAAGCAACCTAAACGTAATTTGAGATTGATCTTCTTTTCCGGTGAAGAACTTGGTCTGTTAGGTAGTCAGCATTATGTGGCAAAAAATGAAGAAGAGGTTATGAAAAAAGGTTCTTTGGTCATTAATGTTGATGTTTCAGGAGACCCGATGGGTTCCAATAGAGTAGTCGTGACCGGATCAAAAGAACTATTAGGTTATTCGGAAGGGATTTTAAAGGAAGTAAATCACTGTATAGGTCATTCTTTAGATATCTATAGCAGTGATCAGATGCCCTTTACCCGTTTTGAACTACCCGGTTTAAGTATTGCCCGTTTTGCCGGTAAAGGTTCTTTCAATATACATACTCCCGAAGATAATCATAAAAATATCTCTGCTGCAGGTTTGAAAACACCGATAGATGCTGCTATCCTTTTACTCAGCAGAATTCTTAATGCTTATATTTATCCGGTGAACAGAGAGATCGATTCTTCTCTCAGAGAAAAGATAGAAAAGTACTTCTGGAACCTGACCTATGAAGAACCAACCTTGAAATGGACACCGAAATACAAGCAGTAA
- a CDS encoding integration host factor subunit beta, whose amino-acid sequence MTKAELVKMISEETGILRKDTAIVVDSFLEAVKESLKNGNHIELRGFGTFNLKVRKPRNGRNPKTGVNVPVPERVVPTFKYTRAVKEEIFNLDPKKIKK is encoded by the coding sequence ATGACTAAGGCAGAATTAGTTAAAATGATCTCTGAGGAGACCGGCATACTGAGAAAGGATACAGCTATTGTTGTAGATTCTTTTTTAGAAGCAGTTAAAGAGAGTCTTAAAAACGGAAATCATATAGAATTAAGAGGTTTCGGAACTTTTAATCTGAAAGTCAGAAAGCCGAGGAACGGAAGAAATCCCAAGACTGGGGTCAATGTCCCTGTTCCGGAAAGAGTAGTTCCAACCTTTAAATATACAAGAGCAGTAAAGGAAGAGATCTTTAATCTCGATCCTAAGAAAATAAAAAAATAA